The Erythrolamprus reginae isolate rEryReg1 chromosome 3, rEryReg1.hap1, whole genome shotgun sequence genome contains a region encoding:
- the LOC139165791 gene encoding putative ferric-chelate reductase 1, producing METYSFFGIILYTLFVSQIFGYPYNDISIDCDSMLPDHGNAPQTSSPPYVISVSFDRYDPGNEIQVILEGTSTSGFTAFMVQAREIDGNVPVGIFHIVDRNTRGLHCDNMTNSAVSHSNPMRKHRVITTWVAPQGTRRIRIMGTFVQDYENYWVGVHSKTLSPRDVPTNALMSTNRSMLTNDSIGFMVSEIPDDLDTSSDSDEDIDFNVLSSESDEKYVSNTTVGSQNRDRRSTTRKSRRKGKVSQSNTGACVKSLQESSQSSDSQSKDGGANVYNKYSCRDSEAESGEQPSYGQMKI from the exons aTGGAGACGTATTCCTTTTTTGGGATCATTCTTTATACATTATTTGTGTCCCAAATCTTTGGATACCCATACAATGATATTTCGATAGATTGTGACTCCATGTTACCAGATCATGGAAATGCCCCACAGACCTCAAGCCCACCTTATGTCATATCTGTCTCTTTTGATAGATATGACCCTGGAAATGAAATACAAG TGATATTAGAAGGAACGTCAACATCTGGATTTACAGCATTTATGGTACAGGCCCGAGAAATTGATGGAAATGTTCCTGTTGGGATATTTCATATTGTAGATCGAAACACGCGAGGTCTCCATTGTGACAATATGACG aaTTCTGCAGTAAGTCACAGCAACCCCATGAGAAAGCACAGGGTTATAACAACTTGGGTTGCTCCACAAGGCACTAGAAGAATAAGGATTAT gGGAACATTTGTTCAGGATTATGAGAACTACTGGGTTGGTGTTCATAGCAAAACTCTTTCACCCAGAGATGTACCCACTAATGCGCTTATGTCAACTAATCGTTCAATGTTAACCAATGATTCCATAGGATTTATGGTTTCTGAGATCCCAGATGATTTAGACACATCCAGTGACAGTGATGAAGATATTGACTTCAATGTCCTTAGTTCTGAATCTGATGAAAAATATGTATCCAATACAACTGTTGGTTCCCAAAATCGTGACAGAAGAAGTACAACAAGAAAAAGCAGGAGAAAG GGAAAAGTATCCCAATCAAATACTGGAGCATGTGTCAAA AGTCTACAAGAATCATCTCAGAGCAGTGATAGCCAATCAAAG GATGGAGGTGCAaatgtatacaataaatacagtTGCAGAGAT AGTGAAGCTGAGAGTGGTGAGCAACCATCATATGGCCAG ATGAAAATCTGA